The Swingsia samuiensis genome contains the following window.
GATGCTTCAATTACTTTTTCAGCTTCTTCTTTTGAAGCCCATCCTGTGACTTTAACCCATTTATTAGGCTCAAGGTCTTTATAGCGCTCAAAGAAATGTTCGATCGCTTTGCGAGTAATTTCTGGCAAATCATCAATGGAGTGTACGTTTGTGAATTGCGGATGAATTTTATCGTTAGGAACACAGATAATTTTTTCGTCCTGTCCGCTTTCATCTTCCATTTTCAACATGCCAATGGGACGGGAGCGAATAACGGCACCAGGGACAACAGCCGCAGGAGCAAGAACCAGAGCGTCCGCTGGATCACCATCAGCGGCTAGGGTGCCGGGGATGAAGCCGTATGCAGCAGGGTAGGCCATTGGCGTAAAAAGGAAGCGGTCAACAAAAATAGCACCACTTTCTTTATCGACTTCGTACTTTACCTGTGAGCCTTGAGGGATTTCGATAACGACATTGATATCGCTCGGAACCTTTTTTCCTGCGGCAATTTTTGAAACGTCCATGATTTTACCCTTCAGATAGTGGATGGTGGTGAGATACTATCTTTTAAGGGGCTTTCTGCACAGTCTGGATAAGCAGGAATGAGTTTAAAATCAAAAAGAAAATAAAATTATCATGATAAGTCATATTTTTTCATGTTTGCTCTTGCAAAAATATAGGAATTACGTAATTCGTGGGGCCAACCGCGCGCCTGTAGCTCAATTGGTTAGAGCCATCCGCTCATAACGGATTGGTTGGGGGTTCAAGTCCCTCCGGGCGCACGGTTCGTTTTTTGCGCGCATGTGCCGCTTTTATTTCACGCCTTTTCCGTTCCAGGAGACCTGTTATGGCCGCCTATCAGTATGTCTACGTCATGAAAGATTTGACGAAAGCTTATCCCGGTGGGCGGGAAGTCTTTAAAGGGATC
Protein-coding sequences here:
- the ppa gene encoding inorganic diphosphatase, which produces MDVSKIAAGKKVPSDINVVIEIPQGSQVKYEVDKESGAIFVDRFLFTPMAYPAAYGFIPGTLAADGDPADALVLAPAAVVPGAVIRSRPIGMLKMEDESGQDEKIICVPNDKIHPQFTNVHSIDDLPEITRKAIEHFFERYKDLEPNKWVKVTGWASKEEAEKVIEASLEAAKK